Genomic window (Chitinophagales bacterium):
AGAGATTGGAATGCAAAATGCCGACATCAAAAAAAAGGATGCGCTTGATCCCATCTCGCATGTTTTCAAGGGACTGCCGCAGTTTTTGCGCAATTGGCTGCCCGTTCCCGTCAATAGGGATGTTTGCCGCACGCCCATGCAATGGGACACTACTGCCCATGCAGGATTTACTACTGAAAATGCACAGCCTTGGCTGCCCATCAGCGATGGTGCGGAGGTGCGCAATGTTGCCGTGCAAAATGCCGAGGAAAATTCCTTGTTGAATACCTACCGGGAATTACTAGATCTGCGCAACAGCACCGATGCCTTTAGTAAAGGCAGTATGTCCGTTGTAGGTAAAAAGGAATTTCCCGAAAATTTGCTGGCTTATTATCGGGAATTTGAAGGGGAGAAATATTTGATCCTGCTGAATTTCTCCAAAAAAACACAATCTATAGAATTGGGAGGGGAGACCTACAAAATGATCTATGGCATCGGACAGGAAGATGCTATAAAAGGGAAGCAAGCAAATATTTCTGGCTTGGGCGGATTGGTTTTGAAAATTGAAGAACATTAAAAGTGCTTTTGTCAGGTCGTCCTGACAAGACATTTAAAAACTACCAAAGATATTTCTTATAAAACTGATAAGTTTTTGATCTTCAAATCATCTGATTAGCTCTAAGGATTAGTCGCAAATTGACAACTCAATCCTCGACCTTTGCTTTCAATCCCATTAAAGTTTTATAGGGATTGTCGGATGCGGCAGAATTGGCCAGCCAAGCCGGAATATTTCCTCCAGGGTCGGATTGTGTTATTAAGACAATACTTACTCTTCCATTTTCATTTTCCAAAATTTCCCAAACTGAATTGGCACTTTTAATGCGAACAAGTCCTTCTTTTTCGGGCACTTTTTCAGGTCTTCCTTTTACAATTAATTTGACTTTATTACGTGCTACACGCTTGATGATATAATGAGAAACAACATCGCGATTGCTTACAGGCCAGGGCGCCTTTACTTTATAGTAAACGATAAAATCAGAATCCGAAACCTGTTCTACTAAATCACTAACCACTATTCTGTCCATCCATGATTTGTGCGATTTTACATCCATCAACAGGTTTAAAACTTCATCAAGACTGGCGTTAATATCAGCCAAGGCTTTGGCATCTTTAAAATTAGAATCTTTAGAAGTTCGGGTAAAAACTTTAATACCATCATTTTCTTTGGCCAATTCCCAATTTTCCTGAGCCTTTAAACCATTACTTATAATCAACAAAATGGAAGTCAAAAAAACACCCAGATAGAATTTTAAATCAGCATACATTTGTCGGTAAATATTTTGTGTAAAAATAAACGAGAAATCCGATATTAAGTTTATTGGAAAGGAAATTTAATTTTTATTTTCCGATAAAGGCAATTGCTGAAATCTCCACATTTACATTTTTAGGCAAAGCTTTTACTGCAACACATTCCCGGGCTGGTGCATTGTCACTGGGAAAATATTTGGCATAAATTTCATTTACCTCCTGAAACAGTCGCATGTCCGACAAAAAAATAGATGTTTTTAGCACATCATCAAGCTCGCAACCGGCCGCATTTAATACTGCTTTTAAATTATTCAAGACCTGATGTGTTTCTGCCTCAAGGCTTTCATTTATTATTGCTCCATTTTCAGGATCTATACATATTTGCCCCGATACATAGACAAATCCAGCAGCTGAAACTGCTTGATTATATGGCCCTATGGGCGCTGGAGCTTTAGAAGTGTTGATTATTTTCTTTTGCATAAGTAAGGCGAATTTAAATAATAGCTAAAGAAAAAAGCTACTCATCAAAATAATTTCATTGTTGCTTCTTCCAGATGATATGTTACTGAAGCAACCATTATTTTCTAAATTAGCGATTCACTATAATTGAATGCCATTAGATTTAGAATCATTTAATGAAACAACTCAAATCCTTGTATGAAAATACTGATTACCGGAACAGAAAAACAGCGAAAAGAACTTATTGCCACACTGCCCGGTGCACTTGAATATGACGAAACAAATTCAACGGAAACTGCACCTGTAAAAGACTATGATTGTATTTTCGACCTGAACATAGACCATCAACCCGAACTGATCCGGCATTACTCAAATTTGGAAAACACCCTGCTTATTGTTTCGGCTGTAAAGCATAGCCTGGCAGAATATCAAAATACAACGGAATTAAAAGCAGATTTAGCTGGGCTAAACACCTTAAATGGTTTTATTGACAGACCCTTGAAAGAAATGAGCTTTCTGAATGCCGAATCAAAAAAAGCTTTTGAAAAACTGAACAAAACACTGGGCTGGGAGTTTCAGGAAATTGAAGACCGGGTGGGCATGGTTACACCACGGGTAATATTAATGATCATCAATGAGGCTTGCTATACTTTGCAGGAGGGCACAGCTGAAATTCAGGACATAGATCAGGCGATGAAACTGGGCACCAATTATCCGAAAGGCCCCTTTGAATGGGCCGATGAAATTGGAATAAATGATGTATATGCTACACTAAAAGCTATTTTTGAAGATACTGGGGATGCACGCTATAAAATTTGCCCCCTGCTAAAGCAAAAATATTTGACTCAAAAACAATTTTACACATGAGTCCGGAACTCATAGTTTACGCACCTGAGACTACCAATCGGACACGGTACACCTTCGATTTGTTTTTTAAGGAATCCATGCGCTTGCCCTATAAGATTGTCAACAATATAGATGAATTCAATAGTTTTGACGGGGCTAAAATTTGCTATGGCAGTCAGACAATGCCTGATGAGCTTTGCTTTGGCGCAGTTTTTCTCCTATTCGAAAAAAAAATTCGCAAACAGGAAATTGAAGTTTTGGATTACAATGGCTATAAAGTATTCTTTAAGGTAGAAGATGAAGATTATGTATTGCCCTATGATCCATTTGCAGCGGCTTTTTACCTCGTAAGTCGCTATGAAGAATATTTGCCCTGTGTAAAAGATATGTATGGCAGGTATCCGGCAGAAGAAAGTTTAGCCTATAAAAATGATTTTTTAAGAACACCGGTAGTCAATTATTACATAAATGAAGTTGCTGAGATTCTCAAAGAATATTTCCCGGAAATTAAAATAGAAAGACCCAAATACAACTTCACGCCCACCTATGATATTGACAGTGCTTTTGCATACAAAAACAAAGGCCTGATCCGCAATGTTGGTGGTCTGTTCAAATCTCTTTTTCAGGGTGAATACAATATTTTTTCCGATCGCATAAAAGTATATTTAGGACTGAAAAAAGACCCTTTTGATACTTACGATTATCTATTGAGCCTGCACAAAAAAAATGATCTGGAGCCTGTTTTCTTTTTCCTGGTTGGTGAATATGGTGAATACGATAAAAATATTTCTATCAAAATCACCGAATTTCAATCCCTGATCAAGTCGGTAGATGATTTTGCCAAAGTGGGTATCCATCCATCCTTTGCATCAAATGAAGAACCTGAAAAACTAAGTGTGGAAATTGCCCAGCTACGCAAAGTCCTTAAAAGAGAGATCACGAGGAGCAGGCAGCATTTTTTGATGCTAACATTTCCAAAAACCTACAGTCAATTGATAGAAAATGACATTCAGGCAGACTACACAATGGGCTATGCTTCTGATATAGGTTTTCGTGCAAGCGTATGTCAGCCCTTTTATTTTTACAATCTCACACTTGAAAACAAAACAAAACTCTTGATTTATCCTTT
Coding sequences:
- a CDS encoding START domain-containing protein, which translates into the protein MYADLKFYLGVFLTSILLIISNGLKAQENWELAKENDGIKVFTRTSKDSNFKDAKALADINASLDEVLNLLMDVKSHKSWMDRIVVSDLVEQVSDSDFIVYYKVKAPWPVSNRDVVSHYIIKRVARNKVKLIVKGRPEKVPEKEGLVRIKSANSVWEILENENGRVSIVLITQSDPGGNIPAWLANSAASDNPYKTLMGLKAKVED
- a CDS encoding Rid family detoxifying hydrolase, yielding MQKKIINTSKAPAPIGPYNQAVSAAGFVYVSGQICIDPENGAIINESLEAETHQVLNNLKAVLNAAGCELDDVLKTSIFLSDMRLFQEVNEIYAKYFPSDNAPARECVAVKALPKNVNVEISAIAFIGK
- a CDS encoding 3-hydroxyacyl-CoA dehydrogenase family protein: MKILITGTEKQRKELIATLPGALEYDETNSTETAPVKDYDCIFDLNIDHQPELIRHYSNLENTLLIVSAVKHSLAEYQNTTELKADLAGLNTLNGFIDRPLKEMSFLNAESKKAFEKLNKTLGWEFQEIEDRVGMVTPRVILMIINEACYTLQEGTAEIQDIDQAMKLGTNYPKGPFEWADEIGINDVYATLKAIFEDTGDARYKICPLLKQKYLTQKQFYT
- a CDS encoding polysaccharide deacetylase family protein; its protein translation is MSPELIVYAPETTNRTRYTFDLFFKESMRLPYKIVNNIDEFNSFDGAKICYGSQTMPDELCFGAVFLLFEKKIRKQEIEVLDYNGYKVFFKVEDEDYVLPYDPFAAAFYLVSRYEEYLPCVKDMYGRYPAEESLAYKNDFLRTPVVNYYINEVAEILKEYFPEIKIERPKYNFTPTYDIDSAFAYKNKGLIRNVGGLFKSLFQGEYNIFSDRIKVYLGLKKDPFDTYDYLLSLHKKNDLEPVFFFLVGEYGEYDKNISIKITEFQSLIKSVDDFAKVGIHPSFASNEEPEKLSVEIAQLRKVLKREITRSRQHFLMLTFPKTYSQLIENDIQADYTMGYASDIGFRASVCQPFYFYNLTLENKTKLLIYPFCIMDACLYYYLKYSPEQAILACRQIITEVQKVNGNLITLWHNNSLSDQNEWKGWVKVYEEVVKMALSK